In Chelonia mydas isolate rCheMyd1 chromosome 10, rCheMyd1.pri.v2, whole genome shotgun sequence, a single window of DNA contains:
- the GCNT3 gene encoding beta-1,3-galactosyl-O-glycosyl-glycoprotein beta-1,6-N-acetylglucosaminyltransferase 3, with amino-acid sequence MFREIKYRCQIQRLLFMGFLMLFATVVLKYSSWECNFSDLGKETVHMKSEGCKDHLYQSLKLSPRGRINCSRIIRGDVKAVEEALLSRLQTKTKYEPLTPKDYVNLTKDCAHFKQRRKFVEFPLSKEEEDFPIAYSMVVHEKIEIFERLLRSIYTPQNIYCIHVDLKSLDEFKEAVRGIASCFENVFVATKLERVVYASWSRVQADLNCMEDLLKSNVPWRYLLNTCGTDFPIKTNAEIVRTLKFLNGKNNMESEKPSSIKEARWKYHHHVENSVIRTTEEKSLPPQASPMFTGNAYVVVTRDFVQALFENPTAQQLLEWSKDTYSPDEHIWATLHRMPGMPGSVPYNNKYEVSDVNAVARLVKWNYLEGDVRKGAPYPPCTGAHQRAVCVYGVGDLHWMLQNHHLLANKFDPKVDENAIQCLEEYLRYKSVYGKNL; translated from the coding sequence atgtTTCGGGAAATAAAGTATCGGTGTCAGATTCAGCGCCTGTTGTTCATGGGATTTCTGATGCTGTTTGCCACGGTGGTGCTGAAATACTCCTCCTGGGAATGCAACTTCAGTGATCTCGGGAAAGAGACAGTGCATATGAAAAGCGAGGGTTGCAAGGATCATCTCTACCAGTCTCTGAAGTTGTCTCCCAGGGGCCGGATCAACTGCTCTCGGATCATCAGAGGGGATGTGAAAGCCGTAGAGGAGGCTCTTTTGAGCAGGCTACAGACGAAAACTAAATATGAGCCTTTAACCCCGAAAGATTACGTGAATTTGACTAAGGACTGCGCTCACTTTAAACAGCGCAGGAAGTTTGTCGAGTTCCCACTgagcaaagaggaggaggattttcCTATTGCATATTCCATGGTAGTGCATGAGAAGATTGAGATATTCGAAAGATTGTTAAGGTCCATCTACACGCCCCAGAATATATACTGTATCCACGTAGATCTAAAATCCCTGGACGAATTCAAGGAGGCAGTCCGAGGGATCGCCTCGTGCTTCGAAAATGTCTTTGTGGCCACTAAACTGGAGAGAGTAGTGTACGCGTCCTGGTCCCGGGTCCAAGCGGACCTGAACTGCATGGAGGACCTACTCAAGAGCAACGTGCCTTGGAGGTATCTCTTGAACACTTGCGGCACCGATTTCCCCATCAAGACCAACGCCGAGATTGTCCGAACCCTGAAGTTTCTAAACGGGAAAAACAATATGGAATCCGAGAAACCCTCTTCGATCAAGGAGGCTCGCTGGAAGTACCACCACCACGTGGAGAACTCGGTGATCCGAACCACCGAGGAGAAGAGCCTCCCGCCCCAGGCCTCACCCATGTTCACGGGCAATGCCTATGTTGTGGTCACAAGGGACTTTGTTCAAGCCCTCTTTGAAAACCCGACGgcgcagcagctgctggagtggTCAAAAGATACTTACAGCCCAGATGAACATATCTGGGCCACCCTCCACCGGATGCCAGGCATGCCAGGATCGGTGCCTTATAACAATAAGTATGAGGTCTCCGATGTCAATGCTGTTGCTAGATTGGTGAAGTGGAACTACCTGGAGGGCGATGTCAGGAAAGGGGCACCCTACCCGCCGTGTACGGGTGCCCACCAACGGGCGGTCTGTGTGTATGGGGTAGGTGATCTTCACTGGATGCTCCAAAACCACCATCTGCTAGCCAACAAGTTTGACCCAAAGGTAGATGAAAACGCAATCCAGTGTCTGGAGGAATATCTACGTTACAAGTCGGTGTATGGGAAAAATCTCTGA